The Longimicrobiales bacterium nucleotide sequence CTTCCTGACCTCCTCCGACAGGGAAGGGCCAACGTCAAAGAAGCCCCGGTATCGTGGACTCGAAGAGCGATGCGCGAGTGTGAGGGAGGATTGGCCTTCGTCGATTCCGGTATCGCTCACCTAGCAGCCAGCGCCCCGTCATCGCCTACGGTCGATCGTCTCGTGCGTGCGTCGCGGGCGGCCGCTCAGGCGTTCTCAGACCATGCCACTTACCTTTATAGGGACCTCCTCCCTGCAGACGTCGAGTCGTACACTGCGGGTGAGGAGGCGCTCGATTTGGCGATTCGCGAGGCTCACTTCCTGCAGGAAGATGCAGATGAGATCGTGCGGTATGCCGAGGACCAGATGGCTGTCGCCAAGGCCTTCCTCGACGAACACGCGGGTGATTTTGGGGCCTCGGACGCAACTGGCGCGATGGCCGAGCTCGCTGAGGCCCATCCCGCGGTCGACGGATACCTTGCACGGTATTCGTCTGAGTGGGAGCGCATCCGAGCGATCACGGAGGAGCACGAGCTCCTAACCTGGCCCGATCACCCGATTGAGTATGTGCCGCGTCCAGAGTGGACGCGTGCTGCAGCGCCCCACTTGTACTTCCTGTTCTATCGATCTCCCGCGGCATACTCCCGTCCGCCTCTCCATCGGTATCTAGTGACGCCCATCGAACAGTCGATGGCGGTTGAGAGACAGGAAGAACTCCTGCGCGCGAACAACGACAGCGTGATCCTGCTCAATCATGTGATTCACCATGGGAGCATTGGGCACCACGTTCAGAACTGGCACGCCTTCCGAGCTGAATCCCGGATTGGGCGTATGGCGGCGGTCGACTGCGCGGCGCGAACCGCGATGCCCTCGGCGGGCACAATGGCTGAAGGTTGGGCGTGTTACGCGACGGATCTCATGGCCGAGTTCGGAGCTCTGACCCCGCTCGAAGCGTACGCTGAGAAACGCTCACGGGTGCGCATGTGTGCACGGGCGATCGTGGATGTGCGCCTGCATCAGGGACGGATGTCGTTCGCCGCCGCCGTGCGCTTCTATCAGGAGCATGTTGGGATGTCCGAGGCTGCGGCCGACGGAGAAGTGACGAAAAACAGTATGTTTCCGGGTGGAGCGCTCATGTACTTGACCGGAACGGACGGGATCCATGACCTCCGCCGAGAGATGTCGACCCGTACTGGCTTCTCTCTGAAGGACTTTCACGACCGCTTCCTTTCGTATGGATCCGTTCCCGTGGCGTTGGTCTCCGAGCACATGCTCGAGGAAGTAATCGATGAGTGAAGATTCGCCGAATCTGTCACAGGCGACGCTGGCATATGGCCTCAGAGCCGCCCAATCGATCCTCGGACTCGACGCCCTGTACCGCTCCGAGAGCGGAGACGGCACAGGCCTGGCAGTGCTCGACATGTCGGAGCCCGGCGAGCTTGAGGCGGATGTTTT carries:
- a CDS encoding DUF885 family protein; the protein is MNQEKPHLGWLHRFFDAYYARRPVNATFVGVHEHDGVLPDFSEVGLGEAVAEMEELLDTASTDDLGFVENLDRRLATGFLRTQLWEYGSAHGPLGNPTLYTGEAVFGVMSLFLSDYSDFSVRAEAAVERLDGLPDLLRQGRANVKEAPVSWTRRAMRECEGGLAFVDSGIAHLAASAPSSPTVDRLVRASRAAAQAFSDHATYLYRDLLPADVESYTAGEEALDLAIREAHFLQEDADEIVRYAEDQMAVAKAFLDEHAGDFGASDATGAMAELAEAHPAVDGYLARYSSEWERIRAITEEHELLTWPDHPIEYVPRPEWTRAAAPHLYFLFYRSPAAYSRPPLHRYLVTPIEQSMAVERQEELLRANNDSVILLNHVIHHGSIGHHVQNWHAFRAESRIGRMAAVDCAARTAMPSAGTMAEGWACYATDLMAEFGALTPLEAYAEKRSRVRMCARAIVDVRLHQGRMSFAAAVRFYQEHVGMSEAAADGEVTKNSMFPGGALMYLTGTDGIHDLRREMSTRTGFSLKDFHDRFLSYGSVPVALVSEHMLEEVIDE